A segment of the Odoribacter splanchnicus DSM 20712 genome:
AAAGATATGATGAACAACCTCCGGCACAACACCCCGAAAACGATCAATAACAGTGAAATCATCATCAAAAAAGATTATGCAACATTACAGGAAATCAATCTGAAAACCGGAGAAACAAAAACCATGGATTTTCCAACCACCAGTGACGTACTTCAATTCTTCCTGGCCGACGGTTGCAAAATCTCCGTTCGTCCTTCCGGTACCGAACCCAAAATAAAATTCTATTTCGAAGCCCGTGCCACGATGAAAAATGTAAACGATTTTCATAAAGCCCAAGCTGAAGCTTTAGCTAAAATCGATGCAATGATGGCCGATCTGAAAATAAACTAATACCCGGCAGGCTAATGTACCGCACTGTGTATACAGACCGGTACATTAGCCTATTTTCAAACCGGTATTTCGAAGAACTCTTCTTTAAAATTGACGAAATATACCCTTTCCTGTGCCCGGGTAATCGCCGTATACAACCAACGCCAATACTCATCATTCAGCATCTCCTCCGGCAACCACCCCTGATCGATAAACACGGCATCCCATTGTCCCCCCTGAGCTTTATGACAGGTAACGGCATAAGCGAATTTCAGTTGTAAGGCATTGTAATATTCATTTTCCCGGATTTTTTCAAATCGTTTCTTTTTAGAAGGGATATCGGCATAATCGGCTTCTACAGCCTGATAAAATATACGGTTTTGTTCATACGTCATCGCCGGATAATCGGACATCAGGGTATCCAGCATAACCCAAGCCGTCACCTCTTCTTCATACCCATCTATCTTCAGTGTAGCATTTACAAAATGATGACCATAAAGCTCTACTCTTCTGCCGGCCCGTTGTACGGTAGCCATATCTCCATTGGCAATAAAATCGATTTTTTCATAATCAGCTCCCCAGAAATAATTGTTTTTTACGATCATAATCCGGTCTCCACTACAAAAATCCTCTTCCCGGTATAAGATCGTGCGGCGTATTCCTTCATTAAACCGATTGGCCCGTTTATTCGAACGACAAACGACAATCGTTTCTTCTTCCCCGAACCGCCCGTAACAGGAATCTATTTCTTCCAGAAGTTCCCCACCACCGATCTTAAAAACATCGGGAAATTTTCCGATCCTGAGCCGCAGATTTTCCGATCCGATTCCGATCAGACTCCGTACCTGTGTGGCATTGTATAAAATACCCGACTGTTCTGCCTGCCGCATAATATCGGTCAAAGCCACCTCGGTCACCTTGAAATTATAAGCAGCTTCCAGTTCCCGTCTGTCCAAGGCCGGACTAATATCCAGGCCTACAGGGGGTAACTGAGCCACATCCCCGATCAGTATCAAACGGTTATTCCGTCCATTATATATATACTGTATCAAATCGTCCAACAAACAACCACTCCCGAAATTACCTTCCCCATCGGCATTTGAAATCATCGAAGCCTCATCGACAAAAAACAAGGTGTCAGCACCGGCATTAAATCCCAGATTAAACAAGCCTTCTCCATCGGTCGAAGACTTTTGACGATAAATCTTTTTGTGGATCGTAAAAGCCGCTTGTCCGGCATAACCGGCAAAAACCTTCGCCGCCCGACCGGTCGGGGCCAGCAAAACGACTTTATACTCAAGGCTTACCAAAGCATTCACAATAGCAGCGACCAATGAAGTCTTTCCCGTACCGGCATATCCTTTCAACAGAAAAATCCCTTCTTCTTCCCGGGCAAAGAAAAAACGGATAAAATGCTCAACAGCGATCTGTTGGGTCGGAGAAAAATCATAACCGAATTTCTTCCGGATAATATCTTCAAAATGTTTTTGGATCATCATGAAATTTAATAGAAGATTATGCCTTTAATCTAAATTTTTTCCTAAATTTGCGAGCAATATTAAGATTTTGTGCTGCGTTGACAACGTTTGAATTGCGGGGATAAAGATACGAAATTAGGATCAACCTCACAGGTCTGATGAAAATTTATGCATTAATATCATACAAAAATAACGTTAAATATGAAAAAGCTTATTATTCAGATTATCCTTGCCGGAATTATTATTTTTCTTGGCTATAAATGCTACGAAAGTATTAAGATTCCTCAACAATTTAAAGTGATAAAAGAACAGAGATATGCGAGAATTGCCGATCGTCTGAAAGATATCCGTACAGCTCAGGAAACTTATAAAGGAGTATATGGGAAATATACCGGTAGTTTTGACACTCTGATCAATTTCATCAAATACGACTCGGTAAAAGTTGTTCGTTCAATCGGTTCGTTGAGCGACGAAGACCTGGAAAAAGGAATTACCGAAGCTCAGGCTATCAAAGAAGGGCGGATTGTTCGTGACACTGTAAAACAAGGCGCTTTAGAAACCATTTTCAATAAAGATTACCCGATCGACGATCTCCGTTATGTGCCTTTCACGAAACGGAAATATCAATTCAATATGGGTGCCTCTTCTATATTTACCGATTCAGGAGTAGAAGTCCCTCTTTTCCAGGCTTGGATTTCCAATACCTATATCTTTGAAGACATCGAAGATCAATACAAAGACGAAATCCTTCAGGAAAACGGTGAAAGAAAAAGGTTGAAGAAATATCCGGGGCTGAAAGTCGGTGACCTGAAAGAAGCGAATAATAACGTAGGTAACTGGGAATAATGTAGTTGCATGCAGAACGTATATTATATTGACAGTAATTTCATAAAAGAAAATTCTTCACAATATATTTTGTCCATCCGTTACTCGACGGATGGACTTTCATTTTGTGTCCACAATCATAATCACCAGCTTTTGGTGTTTTTTTTCCAGCCTTACCAGTTGGATAGCCAGGATGCCGTCATTGCCAAGGTAAAAAAAATCATGGTGGAAGATGAACTATTGAATTTAAAATATAAAAAAGTATATATTCTACCTTGCCAAAAAGAAAAAATCCTGTTGCCCGCCCATGTGTTCAATAAGAATACCTTGGGAGATATGTACCGGATCTGCCTGCAACCTCAGAAAAACGATATCTTATTATACCGGAAAATCAAAGCGATCGAAAGTTACCTGGTCGAAGTACTCCCACGTAGTTTCGTCAATTTTCTGAGCTCCCGTTATGCTTCGCTGTGTATCGTCAATAATGCTTATGCTTTTATCATTCAAGCTATCGAAAGCATTCAATTCAATACCAATCATCTATTTATCGACATACACGATCGGTATTTCGATTTATTATTGACTCAGAACAACGAGGTACTGTTGTTCAATTCTTTTGATTACGGTTCGGTGACTGACCTGATTTATTACACCCTGAATTGTCTGCAACAATGTCATATCGATAAAGAGAACGTGCATACCTCCTTATCGGGCAATCTGGTCAACGATCCGGATTTACTGACGCTCATGAATAAATACATCCCGAATGTATCTATCCTGAATTGCGCCCCATTGTCCCAGCTCGTACGGAATAATGAATTGAATAATTCCAGTTTTATCCACTTGCTAAATATCCACAAATGCGAATAATCAGTGGTTCTCACCGAGGACGGCAGATTTTTCCCGACAAGAGTTTCAGTGCCCGTCCGACGACCGATTTTGCCAAAGAAAATTTGTTTAATGTACTGACCAATTATATGGACCTGGAAGATATTTCCGCCCTTGATCTATTCTCAGGTACCGGCAGTATCAGTTATGAATTTGCTTCCCGTGGTGCCCGGGAGATTGTCTCCATCGAACAGAATTACAAACATTATATGTTCATCAGGCGGACTGCAAAGGAATTGGGTTTTAAGCACATAAAAATCTATAAAACCGATGTCTTTATCGCTTGCAAAAAATTAAAAGGACGGAAATTCGACCTGATTTTCGCCGACCCTCCCTATAAGTTGGATAAAATCGACGATATCCCTGCCGCAATCTTCGATAATGAATTGTTAGCCGAAAATGGGATTGCTATTATAGAACATCCGGCCAACACCGACTTTTCCAGTCACCCCCGTTTTTCAGAACACCGGCAATACGGCAGCGTGAACTTTTCGTTATTCAGATAGGTTGTTTCGCAAAAAAATCCCGGGATTCGGCTTCAACCGTCCCGGGATTAAAATATGATCGACCGATCTTTAATTTTCGTCGTTCACATAATCGTAAAGCGGATCGCAGGTACACATCAGGTTGCGGTCGCCATACCCATCGTCTACGCGTCCTACTTGAGGCCAGAACTTATTCTCAGCCACCCAAGGCAGCGGATAAGCCGCTTTACTACGCGGATAAGTGTGAGTCCACTCGTCAGCTGTCAGAACCTTATGCGTATGCGGAGCATTCTTCAGTACATTATCGGTTTTATCTGCTTTTCCTTCGGCTACCTCACACATTTCCTCGCGGATTGTCTTCAGTGCTTCGATAAAACGATCCAGTTCTTCTTTCGGTTCACTTTCAGTCGGTTCCACCATCAAAGTACCATGTACCGGGAACGACAGGGTCGGTGCATGGAAACCGAAGTCCATCAACCGTTTAGCAATATCGAGCTCGGAAATACCATATTCTTTATTGAAAGCGCTGCAATCCCAGATCATTTCATGCCCTACGCGTCCCTGTTTGCCTTTGAACAAAATTTTAAAGCCGAGCTTTTCAAATGAAGAAGCCAGATAGTTCGCATTCAGGATAGCCATTTCAGTTACGTGCTTCAAACCTTCTGCTCCGAGCATCAACAGATAGCCATAGGTCACAGGCAGCATGCTCACCGAGCCATAAGGAGCGGCTGACACAGCATGTATTCCTTGTTCTCCGCCAGTCTTCACCACAGCATGTGAAGGTAAGAAATCTACCAGGTGTTTAGCCACACAGATCGGACCGACACCCGGGCCACCACCACCGTGAGGCATAGCAAACGTCTTATGCAAATTTAAATGGCAAGCGTCGGCGCCGATAAATCCGGGACTTGTCAAACCACATTGACCGTTCATATTCGCTCCGTCCATAAAGACCTGTCCACCGTTATCATGAATAATCTTCACCAGTTCCCGGATTGATTCTTCAAAAATACCATGGGTAGAAGGATAAGTAATCATAGCCCCGAACAGATTGTCTTTATTCGCTTCCGCTTTAGCCCGAAAATCTTCGACATCGATATTTCCTTCTGGATCGGTAGCCGTTACGATAATCTGCAAACCGGCCATAGCACTGGAAGCCGGATTCGTACCATGAGCGGAGGCGGGGATCAACATCACCTTCCGGTGACCTTCTCCACGGGAAATATGATATTGACGTAATACCATCAGAGCGGTATATTCACCGGCAGCACCGGAATTCGGCATCAGGCTGCAACCTGCAAATCCGGTCACTTTTTCCAGCATTTGTTCCGTCTCACGGATCATTTGCTGATACCCTTCCGCCTGATCAAACGGAACAAAAGGATGCATACCTCCGAATTCAGGCCAGGTGATCGGCATCATCTCTACAGCGGCATTCAATTTCATCGTACAAGAGCCCAAAGAAATCATAGAGGTCGCCAAAGAGATATCCCGGCGTTCCAGATTCTTCATATAACGCATCATGGCCGTCTCGGAATGATAGATATTGAATACCGGCTGAGCCATAAACTCATCCTCCCGCAACATGTCAGGATCGAGTACGGTGCAATCGTCCAGGAAAGTCACTTTCTCAGCTTTCTTCCCAGCAGCTTCGGCAAAAATACCGATGATCTCATTGATTTCAGCTTCACTGATCTTCTCGTCGGTCGATAATCCGACAGTCGTTCCGCAAGCACAATAGAACAGATTGATCTGATGTTCCAAAGCTACTTCCCGAATCATTTCCTGAGTCACTCCCTGCGGCAGCACGAAACGGATCGTATCGAAGAATTTTCCT
Coding sequences within it:
- a CDS encoding ATP-dependent DNA helicase, which produces MIQKHFEDIIRKKFGYDFSPTQQIAVEHFIRFFFAREEEGIFLLKGYAGTGKTSLVAAIVNALVSLEYKVVLLAPTGRAAKVFAGYAGQAAFTIHKKIYRQKSSTDGEGLFNLGFNAGADTLFFVDEASMISNADGEGNFGSGCLLDDLIQYIYNGRNNRLILIGDVAQLPPVGLDISPALDRRELEAAYNFKVTEVALTDIMRQAEQSGILYNATQVRSLIGIGSENLRLRIGKFPDVFKIGGGELLEEIDSCYGRFGEEETIVVCRSNKRANRFNEGIRRTILYREEDFCSGDRIMIVKNNYFWGADYEKIDFIANGDMATVQRAGRRVELYGHHFVNATLKIDGYEEEVTAWVMLDTLMSDYPAMTYEQNRIFYQAVEADYADIPSKKKRFEKIRENEYYNALQLKFAYAVTCHKAQGGQWDAVFIDQGWLPEEMLNDEYWRWLYTAITRAQERVYFVNFKEEFFEIPV
- a CDS encoding DUF3822 family protein, which encodes MQNVYYIDSNFIKENSSQYILSIRYSTDGLSFCVHNHNHQLLVFFFQPYQLDSQDAVIAKVKKIMVEDELLNLKYKKVYILPCQKEKILLPAHVFNKNTLGDMYRICLQPQKNDILLYRKIKAIESYLVEVLPRSFVNFLSSRYASLCIVNNAYAFIIQAIESIQFNTNHLFIDIHDRYFDLLLTQNNEVLLFNSFDYGSVTDLIYYTLNCLQQCHIDKENVHTSLSGNLVNDPDLLTLMNKYIPNVSILNCAPLSQLVRNNELNNSSFIHLLNIHKCE
- a CDS encoding RsmD family RNA methyltransferase, yielding MRIISGSHRGRQIFPDKSFSARPTTDFAKENLFNVLTNYMDLEDISALDLFSGTGSISYEFASRGAREIVSIEQNYKHYMFIRRTAKELGFKHIKIYKTDVFIACKKLKGRKFDLIFADPPYKLDKIDDIPAAIFDNELLAENGIAIIEHPANTDFSSHPRFSEHRQYGSVNFSLFR
- the gcvP gene encoding aminomethyl-transferring glycine dehydrogenase, which produces MAKEQFLGRHVGPRPEDVEEMLKVIGVKSVDELIEQTVPASIRLQELLDLPAPLTEDEFLARIRAVAAKNKLYRSFIGQGYYDTISPAVIIRNILENPAWYTSYTPYQAEVSQGRLEALLNYQTMIIELTAMEITNCSLLDEATAAAEAMTMMYALRGKEMKKAGANKLFVDNKVFPQIKDVLVTRSAPQGIELVYGDYDTFEFTPEIFGALVQYPAANGAIRDYRAFADRVHANGSLLTVAADLMSLVLLTPPGEWGADVVVGTSQRFGIPMGYGGPHAAYMATKEEYKRNIPGRIIGVTIDAQGNKALRLALQTREQHIKREKASSNICTAKALNATMAGFYGAWHGREGLQRIARHIHSAAVILAEEISKYGYQLKEGKFFDTIRFVLPQGVTQEMIREVALEHQINLFYCACGTTVGLSTDEKISEAEINEIIGIFAEAAGKKAEKVTFLDDCTVLDPDMLREDEFMAQPVFNIYHSETAMMRYMKNLERRDISLATSMISLGSCTMKLNAAVEMMPITWPEFGGMHPFVPFDQAEGYQQMIRETEQMLEKVTGFAGCSLMPNSGAAGEYTALMVLRQYHISRGEGHRKVMLIPASAHGTNPASSAMAGLQIIVTATDPEGNIDVEDFRAKAEANKDNLFGAMITYPSTHGIFEESIRELVKIIHDNGGQVFMDGANMNGQCGLTSPGFIGADACHLNLHKTFAMPHGGGGPGVGPICVAKHLVDFLPSHAVVKTGGEQGIHAVSAAPYGSVSMLPVTYGYLLMLGAEGLKHVTEMAILNANYLASSFEKLGFKILFKGKQGRVGHEMIWDCSAFNKEYGISELDIAKRLMDFGFHAPTLSFPVHGTLMVEPTESEPKEELDRFIEALKTIREEMCEVAEGKADKTDNVLKNAPHTHKVLTADEWTHTYPRSKAAYPLPWVAENKFWPQVGRVDDGYGDRNLMCTCDPLYDYVNDEN